One region of Leucoraja erinacea ecotype New England chromosome 10, Leri_hhj_1, whole genome shotgun sequence genomic DNA includes:
- the LOC129701068 gene encoding nucleus accumbens-associated protein 1-like isoform X2 — protein sequence MAQTLQLEIANFGNTLLECLNEQRLQGLYCDTSIIVKGQTFKAHRAVLAANSSYFRDLFAGTARAAFELPAAVQPQSFQNILNFCYTGRLSMKAGEQFMLMYTAGFLQIQRIVERGTELLSKVSSPRCDSQGLSAEEPGWEPQSSAPPLPLPLPLLLPSRVKVEQSDLGCGRGRRAAEGSTASAAKLARLAHEGGNGQGCPANAPRDIASPGASSLHPSDSPFSCQNEEEEEGDEEGLEDMTEEQYVQMCSMYNIMSVPHGATPERVEALPDHIDGRSRMRIRHDLAVLPADLINQIGYRCHPKLYVEGDPSEKLEVVTGTSVYITRAQLMNCHICAGTRHKVLLRRLLAAFFDRNTLANSCGTGIRSSLCDPSRKPLDSRILNAIKVYCQSFAPNFKESEMNAIAADMCTNARRVVRKRWIPKLKLRQAEGDGVYRSVITDVAGGCLPDGASGNQDMELAGTGHRHEASGMRGTGTHRYETGFPEGLDDSGSGIVEAPN from the exons ATGGCACAGACGCTACAGCTGGAGATTGCCAACTTTGGGAACACTTTGCTGGAGTGCTTGAATGAACAACGACTGCAGGGCCTCTACTGTGACACCTCCATCATAGTGAAGGGGCAGACGTTCAAGGCCCACCGGGCCGTGCTGGCCGCAAACAGCTCCTATTTTCGGGACCTCTTTGCTGGGACTGCGCGGGCAGCCTTTGAACTACCGGCAGCTGTGCAGCCACAGAGCTTCCAGAACATTCTCAACTTCTGCTACACGGGCCGATTGTCGATGAAGGCAGGCGAGCAGTTCATGCTGATGTACACGGCGGGATTCCTGCAGATCCAACGTATTGTTGAGAGGGGCACTGAGCTCCTGTCCAAGGTCAGCTCCCCCAGGTGTGACTCCCAGGGCCTGAGCGCGGAAGAACCTGGCTGGGAGCCTCAGAGCTCCGCCCCGCCACTCCCCCTGCCCCTTCCTCTGCTTCTCCCGTCCCGTGTCAAAGTGGAGCAGAGCGACCTGGGCTGTGGCCGGGGCAGGCGGGCCGCCGAGGGTTCCACGGCAAGCGCTGCAAAGTTGGCCCGCCTGGCGCACGAAGGAGGGAACGGGCAAGGCTGCCCTGCCAATGCACCACGGGACATCGCCAGCCCTGGAGCCAGCAGCCTTCATCCCAGCGACAGCCCCTTCTCCTGTCAGaacgaagaggaggaggagggggatgaggaggggcTGGAGGACATGACGGAAGAGCAGTATGTCCAGATGTGTAgcatgtacaacatcatgagcGTCCCACATGGAG CCACCCCGGAGCGGGTGGAAGCCCTGCCTGATCACATCGATGGGCGCTCCAGGATGAGGATCCGGCACGACCTGGCAGTGCTGCCAGCGGACCTCATCAATCAGATTGGGTATCGCTGCCATCCAAAGCTGTACGTGGAGGGAGACCCTTCAGAGAAACTTGAGGTGGTGACAG GTACAAGTGTGTACATCACAAGGGCTCAGTTAATGAACTGCCACATCTGTGCAGGAACGAGGCACAAAGTGTTGCTTCGGAGGCTGCTGGCTGCTTTTTTTGACCG AAACACTCTGGCTAACAGCTGTGGCACTGGAATCCGTTCTTCCCTCTGCGACCCTAGTCGGAAGCCGCTCGATAGCCGGATACTCAATGCCATCAAAG TTTACTGTCAGAGTTTTGCTCCGAACTTCAAGGAGAGTGAGATGAATGCCATCGCTGCAGACATGTGCACCAACGCTCGAAGGGTGGTCCGCAAACGCTGGATCCCCAAGCTCAAGCTGAGGCAGGCTGAGGGAGATGGCGTCTATCGCTCGGTCATCACTGACGTGGCCGGTGGGTGTCTGCCAGATGGAGCTTCTGGGAACCAGGACATGGAGCTGGCAGGCACTGGCCACAGGCATGAAGCCAGTGGGATGCGGGGCACTGGCACTCATAGATACGAGACAGGTTTCCCCGAAGGTTTGGATGACTCCGGGAGTGGGATTGTGGAGGCTCCAAACTAA
- the LOC129701068 gene encoding nucleus accumbens-associated protein 1-like isoform X1, which produces MPASFFLSFKDCGHLNSTMAQTLQLEIANFGNTLLECLNEQRLQGLYCDTSIIVKGQTFKAHRAVLAANSSYFRDLFAGTARAAFELPAAVQPQSFQNILNFCYTGRLSMKAGEQFMLMYTAGFLQIQRIVERGTELLSKVSSPRCDSQGLSAEEPGWEPQSSAPPLPLPLPLLLPSRVKVEQSDLGCGRGRRAAEGSTASAAKLARLAHEGGNGQGCPANAPRDIASPGASSLHPSDSPFSCQNEEEEEGDEEGLEDMTEEQYVQMCSMYNIMSVPHGATPERVEALPDHIDGRSRMRIRHDLAVLPADLINQIGYRCHPKLYVEGDPSEKLEVVTGTSVYITRAQLMNCHICAGTRHKVLLRRLLAAFFDRNTLANSCGTGIRSSLCDPSRKPLDSRILNAIKVYCQSFAPNFKESEMNAIAADMCTNARRVVRKRWIPKLKLRQAEGDGVYRSVITDVAGGCLPDGASGNQDMELAGTGHRHEASGMRGTGTHRYETGFPEGLDDSGSGIVEAPN; this is translated from the exons ATGCCTgcttctttttttctctcctttaAAGACTGTGGACATTTGAACAGCACCATGGCACAGACGCTACAGCTGGAGATTGCCAACTTTGGGAACACTTTGCTGGAGTGCTTGAATGAACAACGACTGCAGGGCCTCTACTGTGACACCTCCATCATAGTGAAGGGGCAGACGTTCAAGGCCCACCGGGCCGTGCTGGCCGCAAACAGCTCCTATTTTCGGGACCTCTTTGCTGGGACTGCGCGGGCAGCCTTTGAACTACCGGCAGCTGTGCAGCCACAGAGCTTCCAGAACATTCTCAACTTCTGCTACACGGGCCGATTGTCGATGAAGGCAGGCGAGCAGTTCATGCTGATGTACACGGCGGGATTCCTGCAGATCCAACGTATTGTTGAGAGGGGCACTGAGCTCCTGTCCAAGGTCAGCTCCCCCAGGTGTGACTCCCAGGGCCTGAGCGCGGAAGAACCTGGCTGGGAGCCTCAGAGCTCCGCCCCGCCACTCCCCCTGCCCCTTCCTCTGCTTCTCCCGTCCCGTGTCAAAGTGGAGCAGAGCGACCTGGGCTGTGGCCGGGGCAGGCGGGCCGCCGAGGGTTCCACGGCAAGCGCTGCAAAGTTGGCCCGCCTGGCGCACGAAGGAGGGAACGGGCAAGGCTGCCCTGCCAATGCACCACGGGACATCGCCAGCCCTGGAGCCAGCAGCCTTCATCCCAGCGACAGCCCCTTCTCCTGTCAGaacgaagaggaggaggagggggatgaggaggggcTGGAGGACATGACGGAAGAGCAGTATGTCCAGATGTGTAgcatgtacaacatcatgagcGTCCCACATGGAG CCACCCCGGAGCGGGTGGAAGCCCTGCCTGATCACATCGATGGGCGCTCCAGGATGAGGATCCGGCACGACCTGGCAGTGCTGCCAGCGGACCTCATCAATCAGATTGGGTATCGCTGCCATCCAAAGCTGTACGTGGAGGGAGACCCTTCAGAGAAACTTGAGGTGGTGACAG GTACAAGTGTGTACATCACAAGGGCTCAGTTAATGAACTGCCACATCTGTGCAGGAACGAGGCACAAAGTGTTGCTTCGGAGGCTGCTGGCTGCTTTTTTTGACCG AAACACTCTGGCTAACAGCTGTGGCACTGGAATCCGTTCTTCCCTCTGCGACCCTAGTCGGAAGCCGCTCGATAGCCGGATACTCAATGCCATCAAAG TTTACTGTCAGAGTTTTGCTCCGAACTTCAAGGAGAGTGAGATGAATGCCATCGCTGCAGACATGTGCACCAACGCTCGAAGGGTGGTCCGCAAACGCTGGATCCCCAAGCTCAAGCTGAGGCAGGCTGAGGGAGATGGCGTCTATCGCTCGGTCATCACTGACGTGGCCGGTGGGTGTCTGCCAGATGGAGCTTCTGGGAACCAGGACATGGAGCTGGCAGGCACTGGCCACAGGCATGAAGCCAGTGGGATGCGGGGCACTGGCACTCATAGATACGAGACAGGTTTCCCCGAAGGTTTGGATGACTCCGGGAGTGGGATTGTGGAGGCTCCAAACTAA